The genomic stretch TTTCCTCTGAAATATCTAAACCCACACATTCTTTTGAAATTTCTTGAAAAAATTTTATATGTCTTCCAAAACCACAACCTAAGTCTAAGACTTTAAGATTTTCTTTAAGATTTTTCTCTTTTAAAACTTCTAATATAACTTTACTTTCATTTTCTACATCATTTTGAAGCATTTTAAAAAAACTACGACTTCTTTTATCCCAATATTCTTTTGGATTCTCTCTAAAATGTTTAAAAATTAAGTCTTTCTTGACCTCTGACATTTTTTATTCTCCTGAAATTGCAACCATAAAAGTTAAATTATCTCCTTCTCCTAATTTTGCAGAGCCATCTATATTTTCCTGATTATCATTTAAAAATATAAGAATTTCCTCATTAAAAGAAACATTTAAGAAAAATAAATCTTTATTTTACATATACATACCTCCCCCTTTAAAAAAATTTTACTTTCAAAATATTATTTTAGTTATACTTAATATTAGCACTAATAAAATAATAAATCAATGAAAATATGTTAATAAAATATTTTTTATATAGAAATAAAATGGTTTATATGTAATTAATATCTTGTTTTTAATTAATATTTATTAAAAAAATTATTTATTATATCAATATTTTATAAATTATATAAAACTATACTTTATATCTTTATCTACTTCTAAATTTATTAATATCAAAAAAAGAGAATCTTTTTAAGATTTTTATTCTCAAAAAATTCTCTTAATTATGTTAATTGTAAGTCTAAACTTTTTTTCAACACTATTTGATAAATAAAAAACTAGAAATTGCTTTCTAGTTGAATTTTTTATTATGGCTGGGGTGGCTGGATTCGAACCAACGCATAACGGAGTCAAAGTCCGTTGCCTTACCGCTTGGCGACACCCCAAGAAAATGGTCGGAATAGCAAGATTTGAACTTGCGGCCCCCTGCTCCCAAGGCAGGTGCGCTACCGGGCTGCGCTATATTCCGTTCTAAATGACTTTATTAGTCTACCATATATAGCTAGCATTGTCAAATAAATTTTTAAGAATTTTTTCTAGTAAAAATAAAATTTTTCTCATCTGATAAAGTATTATTAAGGCTATATCCATCTAACTTTATTTTTTTAATATCTTCTAAATTATCTATTTGATTTTTTACAAGATAATTTAAAAACTGTCCCCTAGCTTTTTTACTATATGTACTTACAGATTTATAAGCACCATCTTTCTCTTCTTTAAAATCAACATTAATTATAGAAATCTTTTTACTATCTATCATTTTTGAAAATTCACCAGAAGCTAGATTTAATAATACTTCATCTTTACTAAGGATATTTGAGATATAATCATTGATATCTTTCTTCCAAAAATTATATAGACCTTTATCTATGATTGACATAGTCATATCTAATCTATATTTCTTCAATAAATCAAAAGCTAATGAAACTCCATATAGTGCAGATAAAATAAGAAGATTATTCTTCAAATATTTTAAAGATTTTTCTGAATAATCTTCTAAATTTAACTCTTTAAATGAAACACCATAATACATTGAAATAGCAGGAATAGATTTTAATTTATCATAATCTTGTATGTCTTTATATGTTTTATTAAGTAATTCCCCTTTTAATTTCATTATATTTTCTATTTCAGATATTGATTTTTCTTTTAGGATATCTATTAAAATATTAGTTTTATCTTTAAATTTAGACTCAGTAAATTCTATTTTTTTATTTTTAAAAATATTTTCTTCTCTCATTTCTTTACTTGGAGAAAATATTATTTTCATCTATTGATCCCATTCCTTAATAAAACCATAATATATTTTTGGATTATTTCCAAAAACATCCAATATATTATCATCTGTTATATAGAAATCTTCTGTTTCTAAATCTGTTCCATTGACATTAATTTTTCCATCTATAACATACAAAAAGACAACTGTACTATCTTTTTCAAGGTGCAGTCTACACTTAGATCTTATTTGTCTATAATACAAATCTCCTCTTATTCCTTTTAGCATTAGGTTAAAATCTCTGAATTCTCCCCAAGAATAAGTTTCCCAATCTCCTCTAAATCTATCTATTTGATAGTCTTCCATTTCCACATCATAGTGATCTGTGTGTTGAAGTTTCATATCTCCTGATAATTTTGATATATACCTTTCTACACCTGGCAATTTTGTAAACAGAGACTTTTCTCCATTGTTTGTAGTTGCAACACTTATTCTAGCTTTAAAAACTCTATCTGCATAACTAGAATTTTCTGGGTATATAAAAATTTCATTTGTTGTTCCTCCTGCCCACACAGAAACTTTCCAATCATCTTTTTTTATAACTTTATTCATTTTCTAGCCTCCTGTTGCAAAGTAATATTTTTTTATTTTATACCTAAATTTTACTACTTTTTTTGCTTTTTTACAACAACAAAAAAGAGACTATCCCTAAAAATAGTCTCTCAATCAATTTACTTATTTTTTATTTAACAGCTATAACTCCAATTTCAACTTTTACATCTTTAGGTAATCTTGCAACTTCTACACAAGCTCTTGCAGGTTTAACTTCTCCTAAATACTTATCATAAACTCCATTTATTTTTGTAAAATCATTCATATCTTTTATATAAACTGTTGCACTTACTACATCTTTAAAATCATATCCTGCTTCTTTTAAAATAGCTCCTATGTTTTCTAAAGATTGCTTTGTTTGTTCTTCAACATCTTCAGAAACTAATGTCATTGTTGCTGGAACAAAAGGAATTTGTCCTGAAACATATAAAACTCCATTTGCCTCAATAGCTTGTGAATAAGGTCCTAATGCAGCTGGTGCATTTGTTGTGTTAATAACTCTTTTCATTTTAAACATCTCCCTTTTAATTTATTTGTATTAAAATTTTACTTTTCCTCAATATATTATAGAATTTATTTAATATATCTGTCAAATAATTTTAATTTTATTACATATTAAAATAATCTAATAATTCTTTTTTAACATCTCTTTTTAATTTAAAAATATATTTTACCATAGACTTTCCTTGACTGTCTTTTATTTCTTTTGCAGATAAAACTTTTTCAACATCTCCCAAATAATAAAAATTCTCTCCATTATTTTTATTTACAAAGACATTAATTTCATAAAAATTTTCTGCAATCTTTCCCTCAATAGTTAATTTATTATCTTTTCTTAGATAACGACTTGATTTTGAAAACCAACTAAAAGTTTGACTATCATAAAATTGATTCGAATAATCTGCTCTTTCAGATAAATTATCCATAGTGATAAAAATTAAAAGTTTTCTTTCATTTTCAAAAGGAGTATAACCACTTACTTGGAAACCATTATTAAAATTTAAATTTAGATACCAAAATGCTTCTTGCTTTGTATATTCTCCAAAAAGTTTTATGCTTTCTTTTACAAAATTATTATAATTCTTTTCTGCAAAAGCTAAATTATATTTTATTAAATCATCTATTAAAATTTTAAAATAAGAATTATTTTTATAAGAATTTTTAAAATTTTCATCTAAATAATATTCTTCATCTTTTTTATATAATACAGGCTCAAAAGATTTAGTTGTAGATAGTGTTATAAAAATTTCCTTAGATAGATGTTCAAAAGCATTTCTTATATTATTTTCCTGATTATTTAAAGAATATCTATCTTTTAATATTTTTTTCGTTTCTATTATGTTTAATTTTTGTTTAGTTAATATTTCTTTTAATATTGCCATCTCATGTATTCTCTTTGCAGGAGTAAAGAAAGTTGATAAAAATATCAAAAATTTCTTTTCAATATTATTTAAGTTTCTTTCTCTATATTTAGGTGCTATATTCTTTAAAATTTCATCATAATCTTTCTTATATTTTAAAATTACAGTAGGTGATAGCATATTCTTCTCATAAAAATCATATAAATATGGTATTCTTCCTAACTGTTTTTCCAATAATTTAAAATCTTCTTCTATAAGTTTTCTATTAGAAAAATTAGTTTTATTTATATTTTCAAAAATCCTTTCCTTTGAAATCTCATCAAAACTTATAGAACTTTCCCCAGCTAAAAAATCTGTGGCATTCATTAAGAATCTTTTCATAAAGTCTTTATCATAACTATTATTTTGAGAAATTGCTATTGGAATTAAAAAGTTTTTCTCATAGTTACCAATAAAATCTAAAACCACTGTATAGGCTTTATTTTTATGTTTTCTTAAACCTCTCCCCAACTGTTGAATATATACTATTGCAGAAGTAGTAGGTCTTAAAAGTATCACTTGATTAACACAAGGTATATCCACTCCCTCATTGAATATATCTACAGATATAATATATTCAATCTCTCCTTGTTCTAATTTTCTGATTGCTTCTTCTCTTTCATTATCAGAATTTTCAGAACTTAAAGCAATAGCTTTTACTCCTTGTTCTAAAAATTTTTCAACTAATATTTTTCCTTCTTCAACCTTTGAAACAAAAATTAAACAACTTAATCTCTCTCCACTATACGAATAATACCTACTTTTTTCTAAAATATGTTTCACTCTTTCATCAGAAGTTAGTTTTTTTAATGAAGTCTTTTCATCTATAGTCTCCCCATCAATAACAATATCTGAAATTCCAAAATAATGAAAAGGACATAGCAATTCTTCTTTCATTGCATCTTGCAAGCGAATTTCATAGGCAACATTGTAATTAAAGAGTTGATATATATTAAAATCATCAGTTCTTTCAGGAGTTGCTGTTATTCCTAATAGAATTTTAGGTTTAAAGTATTGGAAAATACTTTGATAAGTCTTAGCTCCACCGTGATGAACTTCATCTATAATGATATAGTCAAAGTAGTCTTTTGGAAAAACATTTAAATTCTTCTCTTTATTTAAAGTCTGTACCATGGCAAAAACTACTTCATCTTTATCATTTATTTGAAAATTAGAATCAAAAATTTCTAGCTTTTTATCCTTTAAAATTCTTTGATAACTGATTTTTGACCTTTCCAAAATAACTTTTCTATGGGCTACAAAAAGTATTTTCTTTGCTTTAGCTTGTTTCACATCAAAAGCTGACAGATAGGTTTTACCAGTTCCTGTTGCACTAATAAGTAAGGCCCTATCATTTTCTTTTCTTGTTTCTTCTAAATTTTTTAAGGCTTGTACTTGCATAGAATTAGGTTTAATTTCATCTAAATCTAAATTTTGATTATTTACTTCTATTAACTTTTTTAATTGCTCATATTTTTTTTGATAATTTTCTATATCTTCTTCTGTTAAAGTTTTTAAACTATCAAATTCTTTATTAAAAATTTCTAAAACTGATTTAACAATTTTTCCATTTTCAAGAGAGTTTACCTTTATATTCCATTCAAAATTTACAGTCAATGCTCCCTGTGTTAAGTTACTACTTCCTACAATTAAAGTCCAAATATTCCCTTTTCTAAAAAAATACGCCTTAGTATGATGTTTTCTATTAGTTGCAACTTTTAAATCTATATTCTTATATGATAATAATTTCTTTAAAGCTTTTGGTTCTGTAAAAGTTAAATAATCTCCTGTTAAAATTTTCCCTTTTATTCCCCTATTCTCTAAGTTTTTTAATTCTTCCAAAAAAAGAGAAATACCTCCCATAGTTATAAAGGCAACAGAAATTATAAACTCATCACAATCCTCAAAATATTTTCTAAGTCTTGTAACAATTTTTTCTTCTCCATTGGCTATTAACTCATATTGATATTTCTCATCTGAATCTATATTAAAATCTATGCTACTTGTTTTTAATGCTTCTAGCAAAATATTCTCCACTTTTATTCTCCCCAAAAGTTTTTCTTTTATTTTACCACATATATTGATTTTTTATTTGCTACATTTCAAAAATATATATTATAATATTGAAGAAATAATATCTAAAAAGGAGAAGAAAAATGAAAAAGTTAGAACTATATAAAAATTTTCTAAACTCTAAAAGACCTATTCAAAAATCTATTCTTTCAAGAATAGAAAATACTTTGAGAAATGATTTTATATATAATAGTAATGCTATTGAGGGAAATTCACTCACAAGGCAGGAAACAGAAGTTATTTTAGAATATGGAGTAACAGTAAAAGGTAAACCATTGAAAGACCATCTTGAAGTAAAGGGACAAGAATATGCTATTAACTTCTTAAATAATATAATAAAGGAGAATGAAACTTTATCTATTAAATTAATTAAAGAATTTCACAGCCTTATTTTAGCTCCTGTTGACCCTGAAATTGCTGGACAATTTAAAAAATTTAAGAATAAAATAGTAGGTTCTAATTTTGAAACTTCTGATCCAATTTTAGTAAAAGAAGATTTAGAGAAACTTTTAGAAGATTATTTTTCTTCTAATGAAAATATTATTGAGAAAATAGCAAAATTTCATGCTAACTTTGAAAAAATAGATCCTT from Fusobacterium hwasookii encodes the following:
- a CDS encoding YaaA family protein, with protein sequence MKIIFSPSKEMREENIFKNKKIEFTESKFKDKTNILIDILKEKSISEIENIMKLKGELLNKTYKDIQDYDKLKSIPAISMYYGVSFKELNLEDYSEKSLKYLKNNLLILSALYGVSLAFDLLKKYRLDMTMSIIDKGLYNFWKKDINDYISNILSKDEVLLNLASGEFSKMIDSKKISIINVDFKEEKDGAYKSVSTYSKKARGQFLNYLVKNQIDNLEDIKKIKLDGYSLNNTLSDEKNFIFTRKNS
- a CDS encoding HutD/Ves family protein, which translates into the protein MNKVIKKDDWKVSVWAGGTTNEIFIYPENSSYADRVFKARISVATTNNGEKSLFTKLPGVERYISKLSGDMKLQHTDHYDVEMEDYQIDRFRGDWETYSWGEFRDFNLMLKGIRGDLYYRQIRSKCRLHLEKDSTVVFLYVIDGKINVNGTDLETEDFYITDDNILDVFGNNPKIYYGFIKEWDQ
- a CDS encoding RidA family protein, whose protein sequence is MKRVINTTNAPAALGPYSQAIEANGVLYVSGQIPFVPATMTLVSEDVEEQTKQSLENIGAILKEAGYDFKDVVSATVYIKDMNDFTKINGVYDKYLGEVKPARACVEVARLPKDVKVEIGVIAVK
- a CDS encoding DEAD/DEAH box helicase; this encodes MENILLEALKTSSIDFNIDSDEKYQYELIANGEEKIVTRLRKYFEDCDEFIISVAFITMGGISLFLEELKNLENRGIKGKILTGDYLTFTEPKALKKLLSYKNIDLKVATNRKHHTKAYFFRKGNIWTLIVGSSNLTQGALTVNFEWNIKVNSLENGKIVKSVLEIFNKEFDSLKTLTEEDIENYQKKYEQLKKLIEVNNQNLDLDEIKPNSMQVQALKNLEETRKENDRALLISATGTGKTYLSAFDVKQAKAKKILFVAHRKVILERSKISYQRILKDKKLEIFDSNFQINDKDEVVFAMVQTLNKEKNLNVFPKDYFDYIIIDEVHHGGAKTYQSIFQYFKPKILLGITATPERTDDFNIYQLFNYNVAYEIRLQDAMKEELLCPFHYFGISDIVIDGETIDEKTSLKKLTSDERVKHILEKSRYYSYSGERLSCLIFVSKVEEGKILVEKFLEQGVKAIALSSENSDNEREEAIRKLEQGEIEYIISVDIFNEGVDIPCVNQVILLRPTTSAIVYIQQLGRGLRKHKNKAYTVVLDFIGNYEKNFLIPIAISQNNSYDKDFMKRFLMNATDFLAGESSISFDEISKERIFENINKTNFSNRKLIEEDFKLLEKQLGRIPYLYDFYEKNMLSPTVILKYKKDYDEILKNIAPKYRERNLNNIEKKFLIFLSTFFTPAKRIHEMAILKEILTKQKLNIIETKKILKDRYSLNNQENNIRNAFEHLSKEIFITLSTTKSFEPVLYKKDEEYYLDENFKNSYKNNSYFKILIDDLIKYNLAFAEKNYNNFVKESIKLFGEYTKQEAFWYLNLNFNNGFQVSGYTPFENERKLLIFITMDNLSERADYSNQFYDSQTFSWFSKSSRYLRKDNKLTIEGKIAENFYEINVFVNKNNGENFYYLGDVEKVLSAKEIKDSQGKSMVKYIFKLKRDVKKELLDYFNM
- a CDS encoding Fic family protein, which encodes MKKLELYKNFLNSKRPIQKSILSRIENTLRNDFIYNSNAIEGNSLTRQETEVILEYGVTVKGKPLKDHLEVKGQEYAINFLNNIIKENETLSIKLIKEFHSLILAPVDPEIAGQFKKFKNKIVGSNFETSDPILVKEDLEKLLEDYFSSNENIIEKIAKFHANFEKIDPFSDGNGRTGRLIMNFELMKAGYPICIIKNEDRLEYYNSLNEAQANNNYNDIIKFIEDCLEKTFEFYFEHISNNWQEEIEIFKRKI